A window of the Sphaerobacter thermophilus DSM 20745 genome harbors these coding sequences:
- a CDS encoding MBG domain-containing protein, which yields MRRVRPAMLIRWMLALLVAGAAFPWLTAGGSTVAAEPQPIIIDDFSTPQAEIANFQPGTRAASAVTDEGILGGVRVISAEHTGTTTVNSFFWVGVKDGYYYSSRQTNGQGNGAIWWHGNTNTNTLDPTGLGGVDLTGGGYWDGFALVAGRNVLLYEVVVTVYTDGTHYSTASFMPPFIPSSSEPQETVRLPFAGFTAAGADGGADFSNVGAITITFFATVGYGPAISLFKTERMNVPPNVNAGGPYSGSVLQPVSIAGQVDDRDDDTITTTWDWEAVGGTSGTCIVANASALTTTVTCTGVGTYRLTLTASDGVNSPVTAEASLTINQESPTITWNPPTSITYGPLGATELGATASVAGSFSYHYDGVTVDGRTVSGPAGIGTVLDVGTYTLTATFTPDDTTNYSSVEQSRPLQVTPATISVHVNNASREYYHPNPTFSGTLTGVVPGDAITAEYTTTATLASPIGQYPITPTLSDPDDRLINYNVTVSNGRLIITAAQTSITVEDSVMTSTATSVELRATVTSDVPVLAGQVTFSLTDGAGNEIGTPSTVQLSGGQAVITFATGGPLSTGTYTIHGIYDDPARNYAGSEGQATLTVNAAGPATVTLMPGNTVATVGDRITETVEVLDAGGRPVADGSVVTLKVSGVNTTTLTATTVNGRATFELEAVFPGVDTVTAEAGGVTASATVTWREPPSAGAALILVINPPRPFALVTAISLWGHPSGTVHYQAPDLKLQSSKITSVVATKGSAMIFGTATIAGQPVVFRVDVTGGLRDGTVRLRVSNGFDSGVVRVKITLQLS from the coding sequence ATGAGGCGTGTGCGACCGGCGATGCTGATTCGGTGGATGCTTGCGCTCCTCGTCGCAGGCGCTGCCTTCCCCTGGCTGACTGCTGGAGGCAGCACCGTGGCGGCGGAGCCGCAGCCGATCATCATCGACGATTTCTCAACGCCCCAGGCCGAGATCGCGAACTTTCAACCGGGTACGCGGGCCGCATCGGCCGTCACGGACGAGGGAATCCTGGGCGGGGTGCGCGTCATCAGCGCGGAGCATACGGGCACGACGACGGTGAACTCGTTCTTCTGGGTCGGTGTCAAAGACGGTTACTACTACAGTTCGCGCCAGACAAACGGCCAAGGCAACGGTGCGATCTGGTGGCACGGGAACACGAACACCAACACGCTCGATCCAACCGGGCTCGGCGGTGTCGATCTGACCGGCGGGGGCTACTGGGACGGGTTCGCGCTCGTTGCTGGACGCAACGTTCTGCTCTATGAGGTCGTGGTAACCGTCTACACTGACGGAACCCACTACTCGACCGCGTCGTTCATGCCTCCCTTCATACCGTCCTCGAGCGAACCGCAGGAAACGGTTCGACTCCCCTTCGCCGGGTTCACAGCCGCAGGCGCGGACGGCGGTGCGGACTTCAGCAACGTCGGGGCGATCACCATCACATTCTTCGCGACTGTCGGTTATGGTCCAGCTATCTCGTTGTTCAAGACCGAGCGCATGAACGTTCCGCCGAATGTTAACGCGGGTGGGCCGTACAGCGGGTCCGTGCTTCAGCCGGTCTCGATCGCCGGCCAGGTGGACGATCGCGATGACGACACGATCACAACTACCTGGGACTGGGAGGCGGTCGGTGGCACGAGCGGCACGTGTATCGTTGCGAACGCCAGCGCGCTCACGACGACCGTAACCTGCACTGGAGTCGGGACGTACCGTCTCACGCTGACCGCCTCCGACGGTGTCAACTCACCCGTGACCGCGGAGGCATCGCTCACGATCAATCAGGAATCGCCCACGATTACCTGGAACCCGCCGACGTCGATCACGTACGGTCCGCTCGGCGCGACGGAACTCGGCGCCACGGCATCCGTCGCTGGAAGCTTCAGCTACCACTACGACGGGGTAACGGTCGACGGGCGCACGGTCAGCGGGCCGGCAGGGATCGGCACAGTGCTGGATGTGGGTACGTACACGCTGACGGCGACATTCACGCCGGATGACACGACAAATTACTCCTCGGTCGAGCAGTCGCGGCCCCTCCAGGTCACCCCGGCGACAATATCCGTGCACGTGAACAATGCGAGCCGCGAGTACTACCACCCCAACCCGACGTTTTCGGGGACGCTGACCGGCGTCGTTCCCGGCGATGCCATCACGGCTGAGTACACCACCACCGCCACATTGGCGAGCCCAATCGGCCAATATCCGATCACCCCGACGCTGTCAGATCCGGATGACCGGCTCATCAACTACAACGTAACGGTAAGCAACGGAAGGCTCATCATCACCGCTGCTCAGACCTCGATCACGGTGGAAGATAGCGTCATGACGTCGACCGCGACCAGCGTCGAGCTGCGCGCGACCGTTACTTCCGATGTACCGGTGCTGGCTGGTCAGGTGACGTTCAGCCTGACCGACGGTGCCGGGAACGAGATCGGCACGCCGTCCACGGTGCAGCTTTCCGGAGGGCAGGCCGTCATCACCTTCGCTACGGGTGGGCCGCTGTCGACCGGCACGTACACGATTCACGGTATCTACGATGACCCGGCCCGCAATTACGCCGGTAGCGAGGGACAGGCTACGCTGACGGTCAACGCGGCCGGCCCGGCGACGGTAACTCTCATGCCCGGCAACACCGTCGCGACCGTCGGGGATCGAATTACCGAGACGGTTGAGGTGTTGGACGCCGGTGGCCGTCCCGTTGCCGATGGGTCGGTCGTGACCCTCAAAGTGAGCGGCGTGAACACGACGACCCTGACCGCCACCACCGTCAACGGCCGGGCCACGTTCGAGCTGGAGGCCGTCTTCCCCGGCGTGGACACCGTTACCGCGGAGGCGGGTGGGGTAACCGCGAGTGCCACCGTGACCTGGCGGGAGCCGCCATCGGCGGGTGCCGCGCTCATCCTCGTCATCAACCCGCCGCGGCCCTTCGCGCTGGTGACGGCCATCAGCCTCTGGGGCCACCCCAGCGGGACCGTTCACTACCAGGCCCCGGATCTGAAGCTGCAGAGCAGCAAGATTACGAGCGTGGTGGCGACGAAGGGCTCCGCGATGATCTTCGGCACCGCGACCATCGCCGGCCAGCCGGTCGTCTTCCGGGTGGATGTGACCGGTGGGTTGCGCGACGGCACCGTCCGCTTGCGCGTCAGTAACGGTTTCGACTCCGGCGTCGTCCGGGTCAAGATCACGCTGCAGCTTTCCTGA
- a CDS encoding phage holin family protein, whose product MTRLIAHLIANGLAVVLLARLIPEHVGYTDTAAVVIFAIVLALLNAVLRPILQLVALPITCLTLGIFALVVNAVVFYLAGALIAGIQITFIGALVGSVTESVLSGILWRLFATDGKW is encoded by the coding sequence GTGACACGACTGATTGCGCACCTGATCGCGAACGGCCTGGCGGTAGTGCTGCTGGCCCGGTTGATCCCGGAGCATGTCGGCTACACCGACACCGCGGCCGTGGTGATCTTCGCCATCGTCTTGGCGCTGCTGAATGCAGTGCTGCGCCCCATCCTGCAACTGGTGGCGCTACCGATTACCTGCCTGACCCTGGGGATCTTCGCGCTGGTGGTCAACGCGGTTGTCTTCTACCTGGCCGGCGCGCTCATTGCGGGGATCCAGATCACCTTCATCGGCGCGCTGGTCGGCAGCGTCACCGAGAGTGTCCTGAGCGGTATCCTGTGGCGGCTGTTCGCAACCGACGGCAAGTGGTGA
- a CDS encoding dihydrodipicolinate synthase family protein: MARPYPVGVFAPVATTFTSDGSLDLERFRANMEWYATSSLDGIVIMGSNGEYVSLSPDEKLALIEAGVKAVDGRKPIVAGTGVESTRGTIELTKAAAELGANYALVVTPHYYKPRYDKAAYVRHFHAVADASPIPVIVYVMAAYTGVDLPVDTVVEIAQHPNIVGIKDSGGNAPKVAEMVARTPEDFGVLAGSANFLYPALCLGATGGILALANVAPDACQEIVQAFRAGDHERARATQFRLLAPNAAVTTRFGIAGLKAAMDMIGLHGGDPRPPLLPLNDAERAEVRRIMEEAGILARA, translated from the coding sequence ATGGCTCGACCGTACCCGGTGGGTGTCTTCGCACCCGTGGCCACGACGTTTACCTCTGATGGGTCTCTGGACCTGGAACGGTTCCGTGCCAACATGGAGTGGTACGCGACGTCGTCCCTCGACGGCATCGTGATCATGGGCTCCAACGGCGAGTACGTGAGCCTGTCGCCGGATGAGAAGCTGGCCCTGATCGAGGCGGGGGTCAAGGCGGTCGACGGACGTAAGCCGATCGTCGCCGGGACCGGAGTCGAGTCCACCCGGGGCACAATCGAATTGACGAAGGCTGCGGCGGAGCTCGGCGCGAACTACGCGCTGGTCGTGACGCCGCACTATTACAAGCCACGCTACGACAAGGCCGCCTACGTGCGGCACTTCCACGCGGTCGCTGATGCGTCGCCCATCCCGGTCATCGTCTACGTCATGGCGGCCTATACCGGGGTCGACCTGCCGGTGGACACCGTGGTCGAGATCGCCCAGCATCCGAACATCGTGGGGATCAAGGACAGCGGCGGGAACGCGCCGAAGGTCGCCGAGATGGTGGCGCGTACCCCGGAGGACTTCGGCGTGCTGGCCGGGTCGGCCAACTTCCTCTACCCCGCGCTCTGCCTGGGGGCGACGGGCGGTATCCTGGCGCTGGCCAACGTGGCGCCCGACGCGTGTCAGGAGATCGTCCAGGCGTTCCGCGCCGGGGACCACGAACGGGCGCGGGCGACCCAGTTCCGCCTGCTGGCACCGAACGCGGCGGTGACCACGCGCTTCGGGATCGCGGGCCTGAAGGCGGCGATGGACATGATCGGCCTGCACGGGGGCGATCCACGGCCGCCGCTCCTGCCCCTGAACGACGCGGAGCGGGCGGAGGTCCGGCGTATCATGGAGGAAGCCGGCATCCTTGCCCGCGCCTGA
- a CDS encoding metallophosphoesterase yields the protein MPAPEQLSEIETFPAPITVGVVADTHLSARAAARAGLPAPLLAGLRGVDLILHAGDVTSPEALALFEALAPVRAVQGNNEDPALRMRLPRIRYFRFGNFTAGLMHGHDVERMTARQAAEHTLGGRVDVAIFGHSHRPVCEWSDGTLFFNPGSPTQKRWEPRYSYGIIRFTDTIQPELRFFDP from the coding sequence TTGCCCGCGCCTGAGCAGCTTTCGGAGATCGAGACGTTCCCGGCACCGATCACGGTCGGGGTGGTGGCGGACACGCATCTCTCGGCGCGGGCCGCGGCCCGCGCCGGGCTCCCCGCACCGCTGTTGGCCGGGCTGCGCGGGGTCGATCTCATCCTCCACGCCGGGGATGTAACGAGCCCGGAGGCGCTGGCGCTCTTCGAGGCGCTCGCCCCGGTGCGGGCGGTGCAGGGGAACAACGAGGACCCGGCACTCCGCATGCGGCTGCCGCGCATCCGCTACTTCCGCTTCGGCAACTTCACCGCCGGGCTGATGCACGGGCACGATGTCGAGCGGATGACCGCCCGCCAGGCGGCGGAGCACACGCTGGGCGGCCGGGTCGATGTCGCGATCTTCGGTCACAGCCACCGGCCGGTCTGCGAGTGGAGCGACGGCACGCTCTTCTTCAACCCCGGCTCTCCAACCCAGAAGCGCTGGGAACCGCGCTACTCCTACGGGATCATCCGCTTCACGGACACCATCCAGCCGGAGCTGCGGTTCTTCGATCCGTGA
- the cbiR gene encoding cobamide remodeling phosphodiesterase CbiR — protein sequence MVVIGASIQSILAEEFARQPTDPRQRVLETVEELAMDFGLDAIELYLDGLFLFPDVVDEGLLADIGRLQQRLGLTLTAHLPYVWVDISAGNELTRRASVEAIVRAIQACAPLDITSFVLHATGPFGNEFSPGVSDPEQSLFLRLTLAAIDRSFADLTHAVPDAPLAVETMDGFPFAWQTPLVERYDLGICCDVSHLLVRGEDPIAFLDAWLPRIRQLHLHGVREQVLGVNLRRRIDHRALGGPGELVDVPRLLNHLTTRGFTGPVILENLSRADLVQSVATIEEALGQ from the coding sequence GTGGTCGTTATCGGCGCCAGCATCCAGTCGATCCTGGCCGAAGAGTTCGCCCGCCAACCGACCGATCCCCGGCAGCGCGTGCTCGAAACCGTCGAGGAGCTGGCAATGGACTTCGGCCTCGACGCGATCGAGCTGTACCTCGACGGGCTCTTCCTCTTCCCCGACGTGGTCGACGAGGGACTCCTGGCCGACATCGGTCGACTCCAGCAGCGGCTCGGGCTGACGCTGACGGCGCACCTCCCCTACGTCTGGGTCGACATCAGTGCAGGGAACGAGCTGACCCGCCGCGCGAGCGTCGAGGCCATCGTGCGTGCGATCCAGGCCTGCGCCCCGCTCGACATCACCAGCTTCGTGCTCCACGCCACCGGCCCGTTCGGCAACGAGTTCTCCCCCGGCGTCTCGGACCCGGAGCAGAGCCTGTTCCTCCGGCTGACGCTGGCAGCGATCGACCGGTCCTTCGCCGACCTGACACACGCTGTGCCCGATGCGCCGCTCGCTGTCGAGACGATGGACGGGTTCCCCTTCGCCTGGCAGACGCCTCTGGTGGAGCGGTATGACCTCGGCATCTGCTGCGACGTGTCCCACCTGTTGGTGCGCGGCGAGGACCCCATCGCATTCCTCGACGCCTGGCTTCCCCGCATCCGCCAGCTCCACCTCCACGGCGTCCGCGAGCAGGTCCTCGGCGTCAACCTGCGTCGCCGAATCGACCACCGCGCCCTCGGCGGCCCTGGCGAGCTTGTCGACGTCCCGCGCCTGCTGAACCACCTCACCACCCGCGGCTTCACCGGCCCGGTGATCCTGGAGAACCTCTCCCGCGCCGACCTCGTCCAATCCGTCGCGACGATCGAAGAGGCTCTGGGGCAGTGA
- a CDS encoding GH1 family beta-glucosidase, which translates to MADQIHRREFPEGFKWGVATSAYQIEGAWDEDGKGQSIWDTYAHTPGKIRDGSTGDIANDHYHRYKEDVALMKEMGANAYRFSICWPRIFPEGTGTPNPKGLDFYNRLVGELLAAGIEPFPTLYHWDLPQALQDKGGWQNRDTPVAFAHYAGYVAEQLSDQVRHFFTTNEIQSFADGGHRGVDTHVAGGELHLEAAPGLRLPPGELNQVRHHAVLGHGLAVHAIHAMGKPGTQCGPAEVISIAVPLIESDEHIKAAEVATRELNAPFLTVILEGRYTDAYLEKAGKDAPRFTPEDLATISEPVDFVGINVYKPNIYVLASDTTPGYRAIPYSASHPKMFSDWHMLGPEALYWGPKMVQSLWGAPAIYITENGCAAADELAADGNVYDTDRIMFLRNSLTQLQRATAEGVPVKGYFLWSMMDNFEWMNGYGDRFGIVYVDFDTQQRIPKMSASFFREVSMHNAVA; encoded by the coding sequence ATGGCCGACCAGATACATCGCCGCGAGTTCCCCGAGGGCTTCAAGTGGGGTGTCGCGACGTCGGCGTACCAGATCGAGGGTGCCTGGGACGAGGACGGCAAAGGTCAGTCGATCTGGGACACCTACGCGCATACGCCCGGCAAGATCCGCGACGGGTCCACCGGTGACATCGCCAACGACCATTACCACCGGTACAAGGAAGACGTGGCCCTGATGAAGGAGATGGGAGCGAACGCCTACCGGTTCTCCATCTGCTGGCCGCGGATCTTCCCGGAGGGCACCGGCACGCCCAACCCGAAGGGCCTCGACTTCTACAACCGGCTGGTGGGCGAGCTGCTCGCCGCTGGCATCGAGCCGTTCCCCACGCTCTACCACTGGGATCTGCCGCAGGCGCTGCAGGACAAGGGCGGCTGGCAGAACCGCGATACGCCCGTGGCCTTCGCGCACTACGCCGGCTACGTGGCCGAGCAACTCAGCGATCAGGTCCGGCACTTCTTCACCACCAACGAGATCCAGAGCTTTGCCGATGGAGGACACCGCGGCGTCGACACGCACGTGGCCGGCGGCGAGTTGCACCTCGAGGCCGCACCCGGCCTGCGGCTCCCACCCGGGGAACTCAATCAGGTGCGGCACCATGCGGTGCTCGGTCACGGGCTGGCGGTCCATGCGATCCACGCGATGGGAAAGCCGGGCACCCAATGCGGCCCCGCGGAGGTGATCAGCATCGCGGTGCCCTTGATCGAGAGCGACGAGCACATCAAGGCCGCGGAGGTGGCAACACGGGAACTGAACGCGCCCTTCCTCACCGTCATACTCGAAGGGCGATACACGGACGCGTACCTGGAGAAAGCCGGCAAGGACGCGCCAAGGTTCACGCCGGAGGACCTCGCGACGATCTCCGAGCCGGTTGACTTCGTCGGCATCAACGTCTACAAGCCCAACATCTACGTGCTGGCCTCCGACACGACGCCCGGGTACCGGGCGATACCCTACAGCGCATCCCACCCAAAAATGTTCTCCGACTGGCACATGCTGGGTCCGGAGGCGCTCTACTGGGGGCCGAAGATGGTTCAGTCGCTCTGGGGCGCACCGGCGATCTACATCACCGAGAACGGCTGCGCGGCTGCCGATGAACTGGCAGCGGACGGGAACGTGTACGACACCGATCGGATCATGTTCCTCCGCAATAGCCTCACACAGCTCCAGCGGGCCACTGCCGAGGGCGTGCCCGTCAAGGGCTACTTCCTGTGGAGCATGATGGACAACTTCGAGTGGATGAACGGCTACGGCGACCGCTTCGGGATTGTGTACGTGGACTTCGACACCCAGCAGCGGATCCCCAAGATGAGCGCGTCGTTCTTCCGTGAAGTCAGCATGCACAACGCGGTGGCGTGA
- a CDS encoding pyridoxal-phosphate-dependent aminotransferase family protein: MDATNLRIPGPTPLPPAVLRAMQRAMIPHRGSEFRAFFRGLLEQVRQVHRTEGDVIILPGSGSAGWEAAIVNTLSPGDTVLAVVTGDFGVRFARVAERFGLRVERVEVPWGRAATADVVRAALERHPETRAVLYTYNETSTGVANPLAEVGPVVRAHGALLLVDGVSAVAGLPLEMDGWGVDLVLSGSQKAWMCPPGLVIIAAGPRVWESYERASFPRFFWDLGDARRAAAEGNTPTTAPLTLLYALKAACDLIEAEGLEAVYARHRRIGDLTRRRVQEIGYRLFADPAYASDTVTAAVPPEGVAVRDVVARMRQEHGITIADGQGPIKDRIIRIGHMGWVHEPEIERTLAALDAVTNSLAAK, from the coding sequence GTGGACGCGACGAATCTGCGGATCCCGGGGCCGACACCGCTGCCACCGGCCGTGCTCCGCGCGATGCAGCGGGCGATGATCCCTCATAGGGGTTCGGAGTTCCGGGCCTTCTTCCGGGGCCTGCTGGAGCAGGTGCGCCAGGTTCACCGGACCGAGGGCGACGTCATCATCCTGCCGGGCAGCGGCTCGGCCGGGTGGGAGGCGGCGATCGTCAACACGCTCTCGCCGGGCGATACGGTTCTGGCCGTCGTCACCGGCGACTTCGGTGTGCGCTTTGCGCGCGTCGCCGAGCGGTTCGGGCTGAGGGTGGAGCGAGTCGAGGTTCCGTGGGGGCGGGCAGCGACGGCGGATGTGGTGAGGGCCGCGCTGGAACGACACCCCGAGACGCGTGCGGTGCTCTATACCTACAACGAGACCTCGACCGGGGTTGCGAACCCGCTGGCGGAGGTCGGGCCGGTGGTGCGAGCGCACGGTGCGCTGCTGCTGGTGGACGGGGTCAGCGCGGTGGCGGGCCTGCCGCTGGAGATGGATGGCTGGGGAGTCGACCTGGTCCTGAGCGGCTCGCAGAAGGCATGGATGTGTCCCCCGGGACTGGTCATCATTGCGGCGGGTCCCCGCGTATGGGAGAGCTACGAGCGGGCGTCGTTCCCACGCTTCTTTTGGGATCTTGGGGACGCGCGGCGAGCGGCGGCGGAGGGGAACACCCCGACGACTGCCCCGCTGACGCTGCTGTACGCGCTCAAAGCGGCCTGTGACCTGATCGAAGCCGAAGGGCTGGAAGCGGTCTATGCGCGCCACCGACGCATTGGGGATCTGACGCGGCGCCGCGTGCAGGAGATCGGGTACCGGCTGTTCGCCGACCCGGCCTACGCGTCTGACACGGTGACCGCGGCGGTACCGCCGGAGGGCGTTGCGGTGCGGGACGTGGTCGCGCGCATGCGGCAGGAGCATGGGATCACGATCGCGGACGGGCAGGGGCCGATCAAAGACCGGATCATCCGCATCGGGCACATGGGCTGGGTCCATGAGCCGGAGATCGAGCGAACGCTGGCCGCACTCGACGCGGTTACCAACTCGCTCGCGGCGAAATGA
- the rpsA gene encoding 30S ribosomal protein S1 — MDRIEEGMSAEPATAPAVVADAEAGESVSLMEQLLSDPSHDYRVLNYGDVIEGQIMHVDRDELLVDIGSKSEGIIPAREFSTLTDEERAALSVGDHVLVFVVQAENQEGQAVLSIDRARQEKSWRRLQEIYEAGEIIEAEVTNYNKGGLLVNLDGVRGFVPASQVTEIRGGDDSSKQADMARLIGSKLSLKIIEINRHRNRLILSERQAIQERRDVMKERLIEELTEGETRRGRVTSITDFGAFVDIGGADGLVHLSELSWSRVKHPSEVLKVGEEVDVYVLGINAEEKKIALSIKRTQPEPWSRVAMKYEVGQLVLGTVTQLANFGAFARIEDGIEGLIHVSELSEQRIGHPRQVVSEGQDLILRIIRIDPARRRMGLSLRRALEATDDEVAASLGPEAVELKHELMAREIEIEAEADESESEPEGEQATEPADAVAMSAESTEETPRAEDGEEESGS; from the coding sequence ATGGATCGGATCGAGGAAGGCATGAGCGCGGAGCCGGCGACCGCGCCCGCGGTAGTTGCGGATGCGGAGGCCGGCGAGTCGGTGTCGCTCATGGAGCAGTTGCTTAGCGACCCCAGTCACGATTACCGTGTGCTGAACTACGGTGACGTGATCGAGGGACAGATCATGCATGTCGACCGGGACGAGTTGCTGGTCGACATCGGCTCCAAGTCGGAGGGCATCATCCCGGCTCGGGAGTTCTCGACCCTGACCGACGAGGAGCGGGCCGCCCTGTCCGTGGGGGACCATGTCCTTGTGTTCGTGGTGCAGGCGGAGAACCAAGAGGGCCAGGCGGTTCTCTCCATCGACCGGGCGCGCCAGGAGAAGAGCTGGCGGCGCCTGCAGGAGATCTACGAAGCTGGCGAGATCATCGAAGCCGAGGTCACGAACTACAACAAGGGTGGTTTGCTGGTCAACCTGGACGGCGTACGCGGCTTCGTTCCGGCATCCCAGGTGACCGAGATCCGCGGCGGCGATGACAGCAGCAAGCAGGCCGACATGGCGCGGCTGATCGGCTCGAAGCTGTCGCTCAAGATCATCGAGATCAATCGCCACCGCAACCGGCTGATTCTGTCGGAGCGGCAGGCGATCCAGGAGCGGCGCGACGTCATGAAGGAGCGCCTCATCGAGGAGCTCACCGAGGGCGAGACGCGCCGCGGCCGGGTGACGAGCATCACGGACTTCGGGGCCTTCGTCGACATCGGCGGGGCCGACGGGCTCGTCCACCTGTCCGAGCTCTCCTGGAGCCGGGTGAAGCACCCGAGCGAGGTACTGAAGGTCGGCGAGGAAGTCGACGTCTACGTGCTCGGCATCAACGCCGAGGAGAAGAAGATTGCGCTGAGCATCAAGCGCACGCAGCCGGAGCCGTGGAGCCGGGTGGCCATGAAGTACGAAGTCGGCCAGCTTGTGCTCGGCACGGTGACGCAGCTCGCGAACTTCGGTGCCTTCGCGAGGATCGAAGACGGGATCGAGGGCCTGATCCACGTGTCCGAGCTATCGGAGCAGAGGATCGGGCACCCGAGGCAGGTTGTCTCGGAGGGTCAGGACCTGATCTTGCGTATCATTCGCATCGATCCCGCCCGGCGGCGAATGGGGCTAAGCCTACGCCGGGCCCTAGAAGCAACCGACGACGAGGTCGCGGCCTCGCTGGGGCCGGAAGCCGTGGAGTTGAAGCACGAGCTGATGGCTCGCGAGATTGAAATCGAGGCCGAGGCCGACGAGTCAGAATCCGAGCCCGAGGGCGAACAAGCAACAGAGCCAGCCGACGCGGTCGCAATGAGCGCAGAGAGCACGGAGGAAACCCCGCGGGCCGAGGATGGCGAGGAGGAGTCGGGTTCATAG